A region of Acipenser ruthenus chromosome 51, fAciRut3.2 maternal haplotype, whole genome shotgun sequence DNA encodes the following proteins:
- the LOC117398681 gene encoding equilibrative nucleoside transporter 2-like, whose amino-acid sequence MDRPDRVKDRGCLVAIIFFILGLGTLLPWNFFMTASLYFNDRLKGEESRNDSDPGNGTAVNRTEYYFNNWMTLLSQLPLLLFTFLNSFLYQLISERLRIAGSLLFILFFFILTAFLVKVPMEPGVFFSVTMATIWFINSFGAVLQGSLFGLVGLLPQKYSTLFMSGQGLAGTFAALAMLLALSSGTDSETAALGYFITPCVGTLVSVASYLLLPQLEFAQFYLNKSNQKKNYELESNDTLLNKESAALQEDGKQKSSLWDVLKQIRVMAFCITFVFTVTLSVFPAVTVDVKTVYTGGWERYFTPVCCFLAFNVMDWAGRTVTSFVRWPRKESPLFPGLVCCRVVFIPLLMLCNVQERSYLPVLFSHDIVFALLMLLFSLSSGYCVCLSMSYAPQLVKPQDAETAGALMTFFLALGLSLGAALSFPLRALV is encoded by the exons ATGGATCGACCGGATAGGGTGAAAGACCG GGGCTGTCTGGTCGCGATCATTTTCTTCATCCTGGGGCTCGGGACCCTCCTTCCCTGGAATTTCTTCATGACCGCTAGTCTG TATTTCAATGATCGTCTGAAAGGGGAGGAGTCTCGGAATGATTCCGACCCCGGTAACGGAACCGCTGTCAATCGCACGGAATACTACTTCAACAACTGGATGACTCTGCTATCCCAGCTTCCCCTGCTTCTCTTCACCTTCCTCAACTCCTTCCTGTACCAATT gatctcGGAGCGACTGCGCATCGCTGGCAgcctcctcttcatcctcttcttcTTCATCCTCACCGCCTTCCTCGTCAAGGTCCCCATGGAGCCCGGGGTCTTCTTCTCGGTCACCATGGCGACCATCTGGTTCATCAACT cCTTCGGCGCGGTGCTCCAGGGCTCTCTCTTTGGGCTGGTGGGTTTGCTCCCGCAGAAGTACAGCACCCTGTTCATGAGCGGGCAGGGGCTGGCCGGGACCTTCGCTGCCCTCGCCATGTTGCTGGCTCTCTCCA GTGGGACAGACTCCGAGACGGCCGCTCTGGGGTACTTCATCACCCCCTGCGTCGGAACCCTGGTCTCTGTGGCTTCTTACCTGCTCCTGCCTCAACTG GAGTTTGCCCAGTTCTACTTGAATAAAAGtaatcagaaaaaaaactatgAGCTGGAGAGCAACGACACACTGCTGAATAAAG AGAGCGCCGCCCTGCAGGAGGACGGGAAGCAGAAATCCTCCCTGTGGGATGTGCTGAAGCAG ATCCGGGTCATGGCCTTCTGCATCACCTTCGTGTTCACCGTCACGCTGTCTGTGTTCCCCGCAGTAACTGTGGACGTGAAGACCGTGTACACAGGAGGCTGGG AGCGCTACTTCACCCCAGTCTGCTGTTTCCTGGCCTTCAATGTGATGGACTGGGCTGGAAGAACCGTCACCTCTTTTGTGAGATGG CCCCGGAAGGAGAGCCCTCTGTTCCCGGGGCTGGTGTGCTGTCGCGTGGTGTTCATTCCCCTGCTCATGCTGTGCAATGTGCAGGAGCGGTCCTATCTGCCTGTGCTGTTCTCCCACGACATCGTCTTCGCTCTCCTCATGCTGCTGTTCTCCCTCAGCAGTGGATACTGCGTCTGCCTCTCCATGTCCTACGCCCCACA gtTGGTCAAGCCGCAGGATGCAGAGACGGCTGGGGCTCTCATGACGTTCTTCCTGGCTCTGGGGCTGTCGCTGGGGGCCGCTCTGTCCTTCCCTCTGCGAGCGCTGGTGTGA
- the LOC117962672 gene encoding serine/threonine-protein phosphatase PP1-beta catalytic subunit-like, with product MAEGELDVDSLISRLLEVRGCRPGKIVQMTEAEVRGLCIKSREIFLSQPILLELEAPLKICGDIHGQYTDLLRLFEYGGFPPEANYLFLGDYVDRGKQSLETICLLLAYKIKYPENFFLLRGNHECASINRIYGFYDECKRRFNIKLWKTFTDCFNCLPIAAIVDEKIFCCHGGLSPDLQSMEQIRRIMRPTDVPDTGLLCDLLWSDPDKDVQGWGENDRGVSFTFGADVVSKFLNRHDLDLICRAHQVVEDGYEFFAKRQLVTLFSAPNYCGEFDNAGGMMSVDETLMCSFQILKPSEKKAKYQYGGMNSGRPVTPPRTATPPKKR from the exons TGCGGGGGTGCCGTCCCGGGAAGATCGTGCAGATGACGGAGGCGGAGGTGCGGGGGCTCTGCATCAAATCCAGAGAGATCTTCCTGAGCCAGCCCATCCTGCTGGAGCTGGAGGCGCCACTCAAGATCTGCG GCGATATCCACGGGCAGTACACAGACCTGCTGCGGCTCTTCGAGTATGGCGGCTTCCCTCCTGAGGCCAACTACCTATTCCTGGGAGACTACGTGGACCGAGGCAAGCAGTCCCTGGAGACCATCTGCCTGCTGCTGGCCTACAAGATCAAATACCCCGAGAACTTCTTCCTGCTGCGCGGGAACCACGAGTGTGCCTCCATCAACCGCATCTACGGGTTCTACGATGAGT GTAAGAGACGATTCAACATCAAGCTGTGGAAGACTTTCACTGACTGTTTCAACTGTCTGCCAATCGCTGCCATCGTCGACGAGAAGATCTTCTGCTGCCACggag GGCTGTCTCCCGATTTGCAGTCTATGGAGCAGATCCGTCGCATCATGAGGCCCACAGACGTGCCTGACACAG GCTTGCTGTGTGATCTGCTGTGGTCGGACCCTGACAAGGACGTGCAGGGCTGGGGGGAGAACGACCGCGGGGTCTCCTTCACCTTCGGAGCCGACGTGGTCAGCAAGTTCCTGAACCGCCACGACCTGGACCTCATCTGCAGAGCGCACCAG GTTGTAGAAGACGGTTATGAGTTCTTTGCTAAGAGGCAGCTGGTCACCCTGTTCTCTGCTCCCAATTACTGCGGCGAGTTCGACAACGCTGGAGGGATGATGAGTGTGGACGAAACCCTCATGTGCTCCTTCCAG ATCCTGAAGCCGTCTGAGAAGAAAGCCAAGTACCAGTATGGAGGCATGAACTCTGGCAGACCCGTGACCCCGCCCCGCACAGCCACGCCCCCAAAGAAACGgtga